catttgatttcttgactgctgcttccttgggtgttgattgtggatccaagtaaaatgaaattcttgacaacttcaacattttctccatttaccatgatgctgtttatttggtccacttgtgaggatttttgtaatccataccgaaggctgtagtcactgtgtgtgtcaacttggctaggccatgattcccagtattgtgtggttgttctccattttgtgacctgatgtagttatcctccattttatgtgttgtaaatcctaatctttatatgttaatgaggcaggattagtttgGGGTATATCTTTaatcacacccttactcaagtcactctCTTACTCAAGTCAAACCCTTACTCTGATATAGGGGAAGCTTCCTTggaggtgtgacctgcatccagtatatacaCAGATGCTCTGGCAAGGCTCTTCCTTGCTTTGGACCCTACAtccggctcatcatcatctgacctatgtttcttgggacttgagcctgtcatctgacctgccgattttaGGATTCGTCAGTTTCCACAGCCCAGTGAGCCAATAGCCCactgtctgacctgctggttatccgttcctcagcccctgcaaccatgtgagtcaggagtagCCTCCAGCCcaacacctgacccatggatttgggacttgccagcctccacaactgcatgagccatttcctccagataaatctctatatacatatatatatatatatatatatatatatatatatatatatatataagcttccctggttttgcttttctagagaacagaGCCTAAcacaatcagtaagtgcttcaagtttccttaactttcagcaagtaaggttgtgtcacctgtataacacaggtgttaatgagtcttcctctaatcctgatgcctcgttcttctttgtatagtccagcatctcaaattatttgctcaggatacagattgagtaagtatggaaagggtacaaccctgacccacatctctcctgatttgaaaccatgcagtaaccccttgttctgttccagtgactgcctctcggtctaagtacaggttcctcatgagcacaattaagtgttctggaattcccacacagttacgtgttctggaattcccattcttcacaatggtcatccataattttttatgattcacacagttgaatgcctttgcatagtcaataaaacacaggtaaacatctttctggtattctctgctttcaaccaagatccatctgatatcaggaattatatccctcattccacatcatcttctgaatcggcttgaatttctggcaattacctattgatgtactgctgcaagtcTTTTTGAActgttttcagcaaaattttacttatgtgtgatattaatgatattgtttgataatttctgcattctattggatcacctttctttggaatgggcacaaatatggatcgcttccagtcagttggccaggtagctgtcttccaaattccttggcatagacaagtgagagcttccagtgtttcatccgtttgttgaaacatctcaattggtgttccatcgattcctggagccttgtttttcaccaatgcctccagtgaagctaggacttcttccttcagttccatcagtacttgatcatatgctacctcctgaaatggttgcacgttgaccaattctttttggtacagtgactttgtgtattccctccatcgtCTCTgggtgcttcctgcgtcattcagttttttgcccacagaatccttcgatattgcaactcaaggcttgaattttttcttcagttctttcagcttgagaaatgctgagcatgttcttcctttttgttttttagctccaggtctttgcacatgtcgttataatactttactttgtcttctcaagctgtcctttgaaatcatctgttcagctcttttacttcatcatttttccatttgctttagctactctatgttcaagagtaagtttcagagtctctcctgacatccattttggtcttttctttctttcctgtctttttaatgaccttttgctttcttcatgtatgatgctccAGATGTctttctacaactcatctggtctttgatcaaatctattcttgagatggtctctaaattcaggtgggatatactcaaggttttactttggctctcgtggatttgttttaattttcttcagcttcgtctTGAACTTACACATAAGCAGTtggtggtctgctccacagttggcccctggcttgttctgactgatgctattgagcttccccatcatctctttccacagatgttgtcgatttgatttctgtgtattccatccagtgaggtccctGTATATAGTGGCCCTTTacattgctgaaaaaaggtattttcaatgagtaggtcgttggtcttgcaaaattctatcattcgatctccagcatcgtttctatcaccaagaacgTATTtcccaccactcctctgtcagtttgtggactgtggtagcttgtgtgttgctgtgctgctggaagctatgccaactgtatttcaaataccagcaggatctcgcatggtggacaggtgtcagcagagcttccagactaagacagactaggaagaaaaacctaggtatctacttctgaagaaactagccagtgaaagccttaagaagagcagcagaacgttgtctggtatagtgcctgaagatgagcccctcaggttggaaggcgcactaagtaagactggggaagagctgccttgtcaaagtagaattgaccttaatgccctgcctggagtaaagctttcaggaccttcatttgctgatgtggcagaactcaaaacgagaagaaacagctgcaaacagacatggaatgtaggaagtctgaatttaggcaaattggaagttgtctaaaatgaaatggaaggtttGAAGATGGATATTCTAggcatcctaggcattagtgagctgaaattggtACTCGGaatcaatcatatggcctactatgcagaGTGACAAATTCAAGAGCAACGGTctgcattaaaaccaaacccactgcggtcgcttccgactcagagcaatcTGCACTACTtaagaccaaagaataataaaGCACCATCTTCACGTCTCAGTTCTCATGGGAAGAGTTCATGGGGGGGGCGGGGCAATTTGGGCGCATGCGTCGTGCGGCGACCGGGCTGGCGAGCGGCTTTGTTGCCGACCGCGGCGCCATATACAACGGCAGCGGCGCCTGATGTGGCGCCACCGTATGCGGCGTCGCGCGCGGCTTTGTTGCTGAAGAGCGCGGCGCTTTGGCGAAGCAGAGCGCCTCTGTCGCCGACGAGCGCGGGTCCTTTGCGGATCAGAGCGGCGTTGTGGCCGGCGGCAGCGGCTTCAGCGCAGGAATCTGAGGAGCGATGCCGAGGGAAATTATCACCCTACAGTTGGGCCAGTGCGGCAATCAGAGTGAGCGAACCTCCAGCCCCGCCACTAGGCAGGGCCCTTAGATTCTATGGGATCTCGCTGTGGGGTCCTAGATTCCATCTATCCTTTCCAGTTCGTAGTTCTCCGAAAGGCGGGACACTCCTGACTCAGTGTCCAGTTGCCCAACCCCGAGAGGCCCTCTCTAGCCCAGTCGGTGGAGGGCAGACCTCACAGCCCCTAGCTCAGACAGCGGCGAGCTTTGAGGGTTGACTTCCTATCCCTGGACCCAGTTCCCCAGCTTCTAATTGGAACCCGCCCGGACCTAAATATCGTCTTTCGCCCCCTTTCCCCCTGCCCCCAGTTGGGTTCGAGTTCTGGAAACAGCTGTGCGCCGAACATGGTATCAGCCCCGAGGGCATCGTGGAGGAGTTCGCCACCGAAGGCACTGACCGAAAGGACGTCTTTTTCTACCAGGTGCCCCCAGCGACTTGGCCAGGGCTGGCAGGGGCCCAGGGGCCCTGAAAGGAAGGGCAGCGGCCTGGTCCTGGAAGCCTGCTGAGCAGAGGGGCCAGGGCTGCTGAtttgaggagggagggtgggcaggAGCCAGAGTTGGgaggtgtaggactgggcaggcCCCCGCTGATTGGGCCGGTCCTGGACTCCCCTTGACAGGCAGACGATGAGCACTACATCCCCAGGGCGGTGCTGCTGGACCTGGAGCCCCGGGTGATCCACTCCATCCTCAACTCCCCCTATGCCAAGCTCTACAACCCTGAGAACATCTACCTGTCGGAGCACGGTGGAGGAGCCGGCAACAACTGGGCCAGCGGATTCTCCCAGGTCATTTGTTATTCTCTAGGGCTcacaagtagccctggtggcacagtagttaagctcttggctcctcactgaaagattggtggttggaatccaccggcagctccttgggagaaagttgtggttctgtaaagattacagccttggaaaccctatgggacaattctgctctgtcatacagggtcgctataagtcggagtcagctggacggcaacgggtttagcaGAGCCCGTGACTCCCAGCCTCTGTGGGGACAGGCCCTATGACTTCCCAGAGGGAGATTACACTAGATCGTGAGTGCTGGAGGGAGAGATGACTGAGGGGAGTTCTGTTTTGTAAATTAACTGGGTAATATAGTTAAGAGCCTACTCTAGCTAGTGCTGTGGCATTCTAagagctttacatatattaacttatttaaacgtcccaacaaccctataaggtaggtGCTGCAGGTCCGTTGTCTACCTGCCTTTTCAGAATCCAGAAAACTCTGAAACCAAAAGATCATTTCATGGCTCATTTAGCAGCAAAACCAAATCTTAATGGAGATGAAGGTATTTGTAGTTTCTATCCAGCTTACTGTGAATACTCATACCTTTCACTGCAGAAATGTTAATATCTTTGATTAATGTGCCTCCGACTCCCACTGGAAACTTTACTTAATGTGCATTAGATGTACTGTATTACCTTTCTAAAATTTGAAATACTCTGAACTCCACTGGCCCCAAGAACCTTAGATAAGAGACTGTGGATCTGTATTGTCAgcagcattttacagatgaggaaactgaggtatcgAACAATTAACTGCCCAGAGTCACTCATGAAATAGAAAtagagcccctgaaactatttccaagacagtctttaaaccttaaaccaaaaatatcctctgaagtcttcctaaaaccaaacaatagtttaattgGTAAAAAATGTctactcataaaaagaccagatttaatggtctgactgagaccagagggaccccagaggtcatggtccccagaccttctgttagcccaagacaggaaccattcccaaagccaactcttcagacagggattgtactggactataggatagaaaatcatactggtgaagagtgagcttcttggattaagtagacacatgaggctatctgggcagctcctgtctggaggggagatgagaaggcagagggggacagaagttggctgaatggacacagggaatacagggtggagagaaggaatgtgctgacttataagggggagagcaactaggagtacatagtaaggtatatataaaattttgtataagagactgacttgatttgtgaattatcacttaatgcacaataaaattaaaaaaaaaaaaaaagatacccagATGACAGACTGAGTCTTGGCctgaagagagggagaaaggtatTCTAACAAGAGCCCATACTGTTTTTGTTCCCTCCCAAATCCCAGGTCAAGACGAACTTAAAAAACTGAGTATAAGGACTGCCAACCTCGGCCGACTCCAgactcattcagcaaacatttatttatgTACTTCATCACCTATGAAGTACTCTTGCCAAAAATGTTTAATGCTATCCAATCAAGCCTTTAGACCTAACTTCCAGCTTATAGTAAATATTGGGGATAGAAGAACAAGTTAAACATCACCATgaggaaacaaacaaatacagaatGTACGACCTTATGTAGAATGACTAGCCTCCTTTTTCAAAAAGTCAATGCTATTAGAAAAGGAAGAGGTGGACttttctacattaaaaaagacttaaaagacAGAAGAACTAATGCAGTACAGGAGCCTTGATTGGCTactagttcatttaaaaaaaaaagtataaggtaTTCTGAGAACAattgtaaaaattttaatttagacTGGCTATAAAGTTTATTAGAGAATTTGTGTTAATTTTGTTCAGTGTGATATAGGCATTATGGTTATATAAAAGAATTGTCCAATTTTTTGGTGGTATGCATTGAAATATTTAGTGATGAAGTATCATAATATCTGTAGTTTACTTTAATATGGTTCAGGCAAAACAAATGTTTATCTACGCATGTAAATatgcatacataaagaagaaaagataTGGCAAAAtgctaaaaattataaaaattacatGGTGGACATATCAATGTTCATTACACTATTCTTTCTAgttttgtttgaaaattttcatgattaaaaaaaattttttgagcatctaccatgtgccatggagccctggtgggacagtggtgaagagctacagctgctaaccaaatggttggcagtttaaatccaccatctgctccttggaaatcctatggggcagttctgctctgtcctgtagcattgctatgagtcgaaattcactggacagcaatgggtttggttttttggtttaaaaaaaaaaaaagtctgccttgagcttgggctcttttaagatctacctgtatgggatcaaattgacaacagaaacttgaaaaattagataagaaacatagggggcagtgagtttatgttaatgggggaggaacaactcagaaggatGACAGTGgttgtacaacacaaagaatttaatcaacgtcactgaattgtacatgtagaaactgttaaattggtgcaTGTTCTGCTGTTTGTATtcttaacaaccaacaacaaaaatagcaatAAAGCTCATatatgaacccaggcagtctggatGTAGAGTGCCTCCTCTGACATCACTACACTGCACTGCCTCTTTATGCAAATGGAAAGCAAGGCAGCTGTGTTCCAGAAAAAGACTTTTAGGTGCTATATGGAGAATAAAGGGTGGCTGTTCTGAAATCAGCATTCTTGTCCCTTGGTCTCATCCCACTCTGACTCTCCCCATGTCTATACAGGGAGAGAAGATCCATGAGGACATTTTTGACATCATAGACCGGGAGGCAGATGGCAGTGACAGTCTAGAGGTGAGTATCCCAGGAGCACTCATGGGAGCCAACATAGAGAAGGCTGGCAACACCCTTTAGAAGCCACCTTTAGGCACAGGGCCCACCCATGAATCCTTTGCACTGGTTAGAAGCCACAAGGCCTTGTTGGAGACAGGGCAGAGTCTCCTAAGCTttatggggcggggggaggaggagggaaggtaGAAGTCCAAGAGCTATAGAATGTACCAAGTTTGATACATGGATACTGACTGCCCCTTCCCCACGCAGGGCTTTGTTCTGTGTCACTCCATTGCTGGGGGAACAGGCTCTGGCCTGGGCTCCTACCTCTTAGAACGACTCAATGACAGGTGAGTCTGTGTTTGGGGGTCTGGGAGGAGACAGGGCCTCCAACCTGGTTTCCCTAGTGTTTGGGAGGCCCTCCAGATACACCTTTCCCTTTGCTGGGGCAGGAAAGGGCTCTTCTGCTCCTTCCTATAGTACGGAAAGTGAAGTAACAATGACAAGGGTGGTCACACTCTCAGTGATTGGAGCCAGAGCCTAGACTCTAGGTTCTAGGTGAAGATCCAGGGAGTGTGGCCAAGTTTGAAGGTGGACCCATAGATCCTAAGATGTCTCTGCTCTTCCACCTTAGGGGTTGCAGACTTCCAAAGATCAAGTCTCTCATTTCTACTCATCTCATGACCCCACCCTAACTTTCCCATTCAGATTTAGCTGCTTCCAGACAGTTGCTGGGGAGTCTCATGTTTACCAAGCTTCCAGTCTGTTGTCCTGACCCTCTTCTCCCAACCCTCGCCAGGTACCCCAAAAAGCTGGTGCAGACGTACTCAGTGTTTCCTAATCAGGATGAGATGAGCGACGTGGTGGTGCAGCCCTACAACTCACTGCTCACGCTTAAGAGGCTGACCCAGAACGCAGACTGTGTGGTGAACCTGGATTCTACCTTTCCCCactcccatcccaccccacccctgtctttttcatcattttcattcatttaaaaagtcCATTTGGAGCAACCTGtgcaagtccttttttttttttatgggtcttttTGGCCATAAGGCTCAGGGGAAATTAAGTTTCAGAGCCCAGGCTCAGGCAGAGCTCCTGTTCCTCCTTACTCCATAAATCAAATCTGCCACCCTCACCTGTCCCCCAGGTGGTGCTGGACAACACGGCCCTGATCTGCCACCCTCTCCTGTCCCCCAGGTGGTGCTGGACAACATGGCCCTGATCTGCCACCCTCTCCTATCCCCCAGGTGGTGCTGGACAACACAGCCCTGAACCGGATCGCCACAGACCGTCTGCACATCCAGAACCCGTCCTTCTCCCAGATCAACCAGCTGGTGAGCCCCCACTCCTCTACACTGGGACCCTCACTGCTGGAAGGCCATCTGGGAAGGGAAGGCCCCCCCTACCCCAGCTGAGGCCCATGACATGGCACCCCTGTCCCCAGGTGTCCACCATCATGTCGGCCAGCACCACCACCCTGCGCTATCCTGGCTACATGAACAATGACCTCATTGGCCTCATTGCCTCACTCATCCCCACACCGAGGCTGCAC
The window above is part of the Elephas maximus indicus isolate mEleMax1 chromosome 19, mEleMax1 primary haplotype, whole genome shotgun sequence genome. Proteins encoded here:
- the TUBG1 gene encoding tubulin gamma-1 chain, producing MPREIITLQLGQCGNQIGFEFWKQLCAEHGISPEGIVEEFATEGTDRKDVFFYQADDEHYIPRAVLLDLEPRVIHSILNSPYAKLYNPENIYLSEHGGGAGNNWASGFSQGEKIHEDIFDIIDREADGSDSLEGFVLCHSIAGGTGSGLGSYLLERLNDRYPKKLVQTYSVFPNQDEMSDVVVQPYNSLLTLKRLTQNADCVVVLDNTALNRIATDRLHIQNPSFSQINQLVSTIMSASTTTLRYPGYMNNDLIGLIASLIPTPRLHFLMTGYTPLTTDQSVASVRKTTVLDVMRRLLQPKNVMVSTGRDRQTNHCYIAILNIIQGEVDPTQVHKSLQRIRERKLANFIPWGPASIQVALSRKSPYLPSAHRVSGLMMANHTSISSLFERTCRQYDKLRKREAFLEQFRKEDIFKENFDELDTSREVVQELIDEYHAATRPDYISWGTQEQ